From the Trifolium pratense cultivar HEN17-A07 linkage group LG4, ARS_RC_1.1, whole genome shotgun sequence genome, the window TGATCAGTCGACTAATGTAGGAAGCCATCATCATGGTAATTCTGTTGCTACTGGCAGCAGACATGACAATCTCACAGCCTCTAGTAAGCATCCACCTTTAAATCAAGGAACGGAAATGACATTGGCTAAAACGAGTGACCGGGGAGAGACATCATTACAATATAATCCACTCCATCAAGAATCTTCACAGGCCAAGCCTGCTGATTGGGCACGAATGTTGGAAGTTGCAACTCAGAGGAGATCTGAAATTCTTATGCCGGAGAATCTTGAGAACATGTGGGCGAAAGGAAGGAATTACAAAAGGAAAGAGAACAAAATTGTCAAACCTGGATTTCGGGATCTTCCCACTAAGAGTCCTGCTACTGAAAGTTCATTACCAAATAGAAAAATGGCGCAGGAAACATTAGTGAGTAAACGTGGAAAGTATGAAGCAGCAGAAGAGAAGTCCTTGGCTTTGGATCTCGTACAAAGTGTTGCAGGGACAAATAGTTCAGAATCTCCTCAAAAACCTGACAAGAAGTTATTTTTTGATGGAGAGCTTAGAGTTGATAAAGTGAAGGGTACAAAGGATGTTGCTTCTGATGGGTATAAAAGTTCACTAAAGAGGTCTAGCAGTGCTTCTGCCTTGGGAGTCCAACCTAATCAAGAAGGCAGCTCCATTATTTCAGAGTTTTTCAACCCAGAATTTGAGAGGCACAGTGAAGGATTTCGGGGAAAGAGTTCTTCTGACATGATAGTTAGGAAAGAGGTGCAGTTAACTCCAAAGCTCCGATGCCGGGTATGCACTTTTTGGCTTTTAATAGTTTTGAGATATAAAATTATAGAAAGCATATCTTACAATctattttagtattttctttatttgtatACCCTTTTCTATATCAGAATGAATGGGACTTCTGATAAAATATTTCACTTTGGGTACTTGTTCATTGTTGTTTTTGTCTACTTTAAACATTGCAGGTTATGGGAGCATATTTTGAGAAAATTGGTTCCACGTCTTTTGCTGTCTATTCAATTGCAGTGACTGATGCGCAAAATAGAACTTGGTTTGTAAAAAGAAGGTGCTTTACTTCTTTCTTACAATTGTATAGTAATGAGAGTTAACAAATTATAGTTTTTCTATCTGTAAAAATGCCAGGATAATTTAGTTGTATTTTCTTATCTAATATTTATCTTTCCCCTATCTTTTGGTGGATACAGATACAGGAACTTTGAGCGATTACATCGACAGCTTAAAGATATTCCAAATTACACATTACATTTGCCTCCTAAAAGAATATTTTCCTCAAGCACCGATGATGCCTTTGTACATCAACGTTGCATTCAGCTTGATAAATATCTCCAGGTATTTTATTACTTGTTGCataaaaaaagtctttaaatAGATAGGTTCCTTTTTGTATTTCTTAACTATGTCTTTATAACAATATGCCGTCTTACTTCAGGATCTTCTGACAATAGCTAATGTTGCTGAACAACATGAAGTATGGGACTTTTTTAGTGTTTCCTCAAAGGTGTGTATCATGATCATCTTGATGTTTCTTATCAGTAGTTCTGATGAGTTACCTTTTTGTATAATCTCGGTAATTTTTGGGCGTGAAAAATGACAATCTAACAAACTATTGTTTCGTTTTATTCTTGAAGAACTACTCTTTTGGGAAATCTGCTTCAGTGATGAAGACCTTGGCAGGTATCCAGATCTTAGTTGTAGCATTTTGTATTATGTCATAAGGAAAATTAAGAACTCAGGCTATGGCTATTCTATGTATGGTGTCCTCTTATGTCAATCATCTCTGATTTAATAGAATGTTTGACTTTGATTGGTAATTCTATTTTGTAAACTTGTGAAATCTTTAAAAGCCTAGTTACCATTAAAATATGATCAAAAGAAAGATCAAATAGAAGTGGAAGAAAAAGCTTCATGATATGCCGTTCTAGTAGTATGCCTTTTCTCTGTTTCTTGAGGATTCAAGCCCAATAGACGTAGGTTTAGCAGGATATAATAGGGACCATGCAGCTACTATGATGTATTGTATGGTATAACTTTCTGTTGAAATTAGGTGTGTCTCTCTATGTCTATTAATATGAAGTTCTCCCTTTCAATGAATTTACTTATCCCTAGTTGATAGAAACTGTTTTGCACCTAGAgcttttactttctttttctttaaaaaatcaattggaTTGCTATATAAGAGGATTAAGTTGTTAAACAAAACATGTCATTTCCTTATTCTATATCACTTTTCTTTGTTTATCAATGATAtcaagtatttattttttgaacttaATCCTAATTCGTAAAAGGTTATCTAAatctagagttttttttttgttggtttttctgTGTACTAATTCCAAACTCAATGTTTGAATGTATTATATCAACAGTCAATGTAGATGATgctgtggatgatattgtacgGCAGTTCAAGGGGGTTTCAGATGGTTTAAGGCGAAAGGTTAGCGGATCACCATCCCTCCTCAACGAAGGACCTTCTGCATCTACCACGTTGTACTTGCCATGGAGTGCAGATGAATTGGATAGAAGTACCCTACAGCAAAGTGCTACCGCAAGTGTGTTAAGCACTGATACCGAGGAAGGTGATAGGAGCAGTAATTTAGGCCATGATAATATTGATAGAGAAGACGTACAAGATAACGAATGGCAATCTGACAATGCATTGATCTCGAAGGGTTACCCGTCACAGGTAACAGACCATACTGACGAGTCCAGCAACTTGAATTTTGATAGAAAGCGTGATCTGTCGGGGGAAGCAAGGGTTAACAATGATGTTCCAGCTACAAATTTCAGTCTTACTCGCGATACTTGGGAGGATCCTATTAGAG encodes:
- the LOC123924245 gene encoding uncharacterized protein LOC123924245; translation: MESVSDLIHELKLRTLWWAISIFAVSYFLTNTSKSMWMNVPMSILFVCALRILVNNVEFRWKVRRPRSNTYLSHLEKKQLFLNDPRLSSAPSPAKWKRKIDSPVVEDAMSDFIDKILKDFVVDLWYSEITPDKEFPNQIHAIIMDVLAEISARVKEINLVDLLTRDLVDLVGEHLELFRRNQAAIGVDVMKTLSSEERDDRLKFHLLNSKELHPALISPESEYKVLQRLMSALLATVLRQREAQCPVIRSISRELLTCLVMQPVMNLASPGFINELIESLLLLLNDDGKKWMGSDQSTNVGSHHHGNSVATGSRHDNLTASSKHPPLNQGTEMTLAKTSDRGETSLQYNPLHQESSQAKPADWARMLEVATQRRSEILMPENLENMWAKGRNYKRKENKIVKPGFRDLPTKSPATESSLPNRKMAQETLVSKRGKYEAAEEKSLALDLVQSVAGTNSSESPQKPDKKLFFDGELRVDKVKGTKDVASDGYKSSLKRSSSASALGVQPNQEGSSIISEFFNPEFERHSEGFRGKSSSDMIVRKEVQLTPKLRCRVMGAYFEKIGSTSFAVYSIAVTDAQNRTWFVKRRYRNFERLHRQLKDIPNYTLHLPPKRIFSSSTDDAFVHQRCIQLDKYLQDLLTIANVAEQHEVWDFFSVSSKNYSFGKSASVMKTLAVNVDDAVDDIVRQFKGVSDGLRRKVSGSPSLLNEGPSASTTLYLPWSADELDRSTLQQSATASVLSTDTEEGDRSSNLGHDNIDREDVQDNEWQSDNALISKGYPSQVTDHTDESSNLNFDRKRDLSGEARVNNDVPATNFSLTRDTWEDPIRVPPEWSPSNVSVPLLNLVDKIFQLKKRGWIRRQVFWMSKQILQLVMEDAIDDWLLRQIHWLRREDTVAQGIRWLQDILWPGGTFFLRVGIPQMRNSSSDQNPSQTISGSGGRNIVKHESGSFEEQLEAARRESDIKKLLFDGAPTTLVSLIGHNQYRRCARDIYYFSQSTVCMKQLAYAILELLLVSIFPEMRNVVLSVHENVNVHHAS